The proteins below are encoded in one region of Juglans microcarpa x Juglans regia isolate MS1-56 chromosome 4D, Jm3101_v1.0, whole genome shotgun sequence:
- the LOC121261153 gene encoding probable transcriptional regulatory protein At2g25830 isoform X1 — protein sequence MVSSSSIRAFVAILRRFSHGFSSKCSYSFPLQKNGLLERNLSFPSTVSTYSPLYSYENKYSGHYLQARKIWAFHPVCMGRRSCKIAGRKGAQDAKKAKLYARIGKEVVSAVKKGGPNTISNTALAAVLEKAKELDVPKEILDRNIKKASEKGQEAYIEKIYEVYGFGGVSMVVEVSTDKINRSVAAVREVVKDYGGKMADPGSVMFKFRRVRVVNVKVSDVDKDHLLAIALDAGAEDVIEPPLYEDDTEEESYYKIVSASENYAEILSKLRKDGMKFEPDNGSELLPMTTIEVDDEAMVLNKDLMSKLLELDDVDAVYTDQQ from the exons atggtTTCTTCCTCGTCTATCAGAGCATTTGTCGCTATTCTTCGCAGGTTTTCTCATGGGTTCTCCTCCAAATGCTCCTACTCCTTTCCTCTCCAAA AAAATGGTTTGCTGGAGAGAAATTTATCATTCCCATCCACAGTATCAACGTATTCCCCGTTGTATTCGTATGAGAACAAGTACAGTGGTCATTATCTTCAAGCGAGAAAGATATGGGCATTCCATCCTGTCTGTATGGGCAGGCGTTCCTGCAAAATCGCTGGCAGAaag GGGGCGCAAGATGCAAAGAAAGCAAAACTTTATGCAAGAATTGGAAAGGAAGTTGTATCTGC TGTAAAGAAAGGGGGTCCAAATACAATTTCAAATACAGCTCTGGCTGCTGTACTTGAGAAAGCCAAGGAGCTTGATGTACCGAAGGAAATTCTAGACCGCAACATTAAGAAAGCTTCTGAGAAGGGACAAGAGGCTTACATTGAGAAGATCTATGAG GTATATGGTTTTGGTGGAGTTAGTATGGTAGTTGAGGTCTCAACAGACAAGATAAATCGGTCTGTGGCAGCTGTTAGAGAAGTAGTGAAGGACTATGGAGGAAAGATGGCAGATCCAGGATCTGTAATGTTCAAGTTCAGACGTGTCCGTGTTGTAAATGTAAAGGTCTCTGATGTTGACAAAGATCATCTCCTTGCCATTGCTTTAGATGCTGGTGCTGAGGATGTAATTGAACCCCCACTTTATGAAGATGATACTGAAGAAGAAAG CtattataaaattgtaagtGCATCTGAGAACTACGCAGAGATTCTATCAAAACTACGCAAGGATGGGATGAAATTTGAGCCTGATAATGGTTCCGAGCTGCTTCCAATGACCACCATAGAG GTAGATGATGAGGCTATGGTATTAAACAAGGACCTTATGAGCAAATTACTTGAACTTGACGATGTTGATGCCGTTTATACAGACCAGCAATGA
- the LOC121261153 gene encoding probable transcriptional regulatory protein At2g25830 isoform X2, which yields MVSSSSIRAFVAILRRFSHGFSSKCSYSFPLQKNGLLERNLSFPSTVSTYSPLYSYENKYSGHYLQARKIWAFHPVCMGRRSCKIAGRKGAQDAKKAKLYARIGKEVVSAVKKGGPNTISNTALAAVLEKAKELDVPKEILDRNIKKASEKGQEAYIEKIYEVYGFGGVSMVVEVSTDKINRSVAAVREVVKDYGGKMADPGSVMFKFRRVRVVNVKVSDVDKDHLLAIALDAGAEDVIEPPLYEDDTEEESYYKIVSASENYAEILSKLRKDGMKFEPDNGSELLPMTTIETSNDKMYLWLSSQQLNPGFGAGGKY from the exons atggtTTCTTCCTCGTCTATCAGAGCATTTGTCGCTATTCTTCGCAGGTTTTCTCATGGGTTCTCCTCCAAATGCTCCTACTCCTTTCCTCTCCAAA AAAATGGTTTGCTGGAGAGAAATTTATCATTCCCATCCACAGTATCAACGTATTCCCCGTTGTATTCGTATGAGAACAAGTACAGTGGTCATTATCTTCAAGCGAGAAAGATATGGGCATTCCATCCTGTCTGTATGGGCAGGCGTTCCTGCAAAATCGCTGGCAGAaag GGGGCGCAAGATGCAAAGAAAGCAAAACTTTATGCAAGAATTGGAAAGGAAGTTGTATCTGC TGTAAAGAAAGGGGGTCCAAATACAATTTCAAATACAGCTCTGGCTGCTGTACTTGAGAAAGCCAAGGAGCTTGATGTACCGAAGGAAATTCTAGACCGCAACATTAAGAAAGCTTCTGAGAAGGGACAAGAGGCTTACATTGAGAAGATCTATGAG GTATATGGTTTTGGTGGAGTTAGTATGGTAGTTGAGGTCTCAACAGACAAGATAAATCGGTCTGTGGCAGCTGTTAGAGAAGTAGTGAAGGACTATGGAGGAAAGATGGCAGATCCAGGATCTGTAATGTTCAAGTTCAGACGTGTCCGTGTTGTAAATGTAAAGGTCTCTGATGTTGACAAAGATCATCTCCTTGCCATTGCTTTAGATGCTGGTGCTGAGGATGTAATTGAACCCCCACTTTATGAAGATGATACTGAAGAAGAAAG CtattataaaattgtaagtGCATCTGAGAACTACGCAGAGATTCTATCAAAACTACGCAAGGATGGGATGAAATTTGAGCCTGATAATGGTTCCGAGCTGCTTCCAATGACCACCATAGAG ACCAGCAATGATAAAATGTATCTCTGGTTGTCATCTCAACAATTGAATCCGGGCTTTGGTGCTGGTGGAAAGTATTAG
- the LOC121261152 gene encoding carotenoid cleavage dioxygenase 8 homolog B, chloroplastic gives MASISFSPIGNFISTAIVAVSDNPGSINKGFPFWSSNVNVSSKRNVRDLIVTHVATPTTPLPTVAPSWEKESAGNRMNHVAWTSVRQERWEGELIVEGEIPLWLSGTYLRNGPGLWRIGDYDFRHLFDGYATLVKLHFENGRLIAGHRQIESEAYKAAKKNKKLCYREFSEVPKSDNFLAYVGELANLFSGASLTDNANTGVVKLGDGRVVCLTETQKGSIVIDPNTLDTLGKFEYSDTLGGLIHSAHPIVTDKEFLTLLPDLVNPGYLVVKMEPGTNERKVIGRVNCRHGPAPGWVHSFPVTEHYIVVPEMPLRYCAQNLLKAEPTPLYKFEWHPDSKAFVHVMCKASGKIVASVEVPLFVTFHFINAYEEVDEDGRVTAVIADCCEHNADTTILEKLKLQNLRSFNGKDVLPDARVGRFIIPLNGSPYGKLEAAVDPNEHGRGIDMCSINPKFLGLKYRYAYACGAQRPCNFPNTLTKIDLVKKRAKTWYEEGAVPSEPFFVPRPGATEEDDGVVISMISQKNGGGYALLLDGSTFKEIARAKFPYGLPYGLHGCWVPKH, from the exons ATGGCTTCCATAAGCTTTTCGCCCATCGGAAACTTCATTTCGACAGCCATAGTGGCAGTCTCGGACAATCCCGGTAGTATAAACAAAGGGTTTCCTTTCTGGAGTAGCAACGTTAACGTTAGTAGCAAGCGCAATGTTCGGGACTTGATAGTCACCCACGTTGCAACTCCGACAACTCCGTTGCCGACAGTTGCTCCGTCATGGGAAAAAGAAAGTGCAGGAAACCGAATGAATCACGTTGCATGGACCAGTGTGAGGCAGGAGAGATGGGAAGGAGAGCTGATTGTAGAAGGAGAAATACCATTGTGGCTG AGTGGAACGTACCTGAGAAATGGTCCAGGCTTGTGGCGCATCGGGGACTACGACTTCCGCCACCTCTTTGATGGCTACGCCACCCTGGTCAAGCTTCACTTTGAGAACGGTCGATTAATCGCCGGCCACCGGCAAATTGAATCGGAGGCCTACAAGGCCgcaaaaaagaacaagaaactATGTTACCGTGAATTTTCTGAGGTCCCTAAGTCTGATAATTTCCTAGCATATGTTGGCGAGCTCGCGAACTTGTTCTCCGGTGCATCACTGACCGATAATGCTAATACTGGGGTAGTCAAACTCGGCGACGGGCGTGTGGTTTGCCTAACGGAAACACAGAAAGGCTCAATAGTGATCGACCCGAACACATTGGACACGTTAGGGAAATTTGAGTACAGTGACACGTTGGGTGGTCTAATACACTCGGCGCATCCTATTGTGACGGATAAAGAGTTCTTGACTTTGTTGCCGGATTTGGTGAATCCGGGATACTTGGTGGTGAAGATGGAGCCGGGAACGAATGAGAGGAAGGTGATCGGACGGGTAAATTGCCGGCACGGCCCGGCTCCCGGATGGGTCCACTCTTTCCCGGTGACTGAGCACTATATTGTCGTGCCTGAGATGCCACTGAGGTATTGTGCCCAGAATTTGCTCAAGGCTGAGCCCACACCTCTATACAAGTTTGAATGGCACCCTGATTCTAAGGCGTTTGTGCATGTCATGTGTAAAGCTAGCGGCAAAATT GTGGCCAGCGTGGAAGTTCCATTATTTGTGACCTTCCACTTCATTAATGCCTACGAAGAGGTGGATGAAGACGGGAGAGTGACAGCCGTTATAGCCGATTGTTGCGAACACAATGCTGACACGACGATTTTGGAGAAGCTCAAGCTGCAAAATCTCCGATCATTCAACGGGAAAGATGTGCTGCCAGATGCTAG GGTTGGACGGTTCATTATACCGTTGAATGGGAGTCCATATGGGAAGTTAGAGGCAGCAGTGGACCCAAATGAACATGGTAGAGGCATCGACATGTGCAGCATCAACCCAAAATTCCTGGGACTAAAATACAGATATGCTTATGCATGCGGGGCCCAACGCCCATGCAATTTCCCCAACACCCTCACCAAG ATTGATTTAGTAAAAAAGAGGGCGAAGACTTGGTACGAGGAGGGTGCTGTGCCGTCGGAGCCATTCTTTGTGCCTAGGCCAGGTGCAACAGAGGAAGATGACG GCGTCGTAATCTCCATGATTAGTCAGAAAAATGGAGGGGGGTATGCGCTGTTGTTAGATGGATCCACCTTCAAAGAGATTGCCAGAGCCAAGTTCCCATATGGTCTTCCATACGGCTTGCACGGATGCTGGGTTCCCAAACACTGA